From Bacteroidia bacterium, the proteins below share one genomic window:
- a CDS encoding T9SS type A sorting domain-containing protein: MIMKQCKWFVLIVIWSLSQIASAQVPYTYKVKTGFRFGLSNEFNPNELQNTPTGVYYIAKAMPEPAGKKVSHKNEVNNLRTQQGVLYSTTNVDRRTAAVPMIVEGFEGSIGGGIPNDNNVAVSKSGWVVSVLNTNIRVYNDTGKWIKNWSLEAFPRSVGNDRPGNGVGILDRSYDPKIVFDNEANKFIIVYLEGSESSDTRIIVAFSKTDNPLEGWNVYELNGNPFGGKTWSDYPVISLSEQDLYVTVNIVKDSVDWTVGFTQSVIWQIHKEDGFQGDSLRANLIGDIRYEGKSIWNICGIPGGYNQFKAGMFFLSVRPSDMQNDTVFLHRIHNNLVDGEPVYSLTVLTTDKPYGLPPDAFQPQVGYRLQTNDARVLSGFTHNNEIQYVQTTKNFQNNRSAIYHGIISDIYSNPTIKGKIISDDSLDLAYPSMVYAGDGKWNSNAVITFSHASENHYPGSSFIYMNDNNEYSQIVRIKSGEGLINTFLADSIERWGDYTGIQRDYAHPGAFWTSGSFGDKFNKNSTWINKIVINDKNVANPVIQPQNRMVNAFPNPAKDVLQLELFFVQKGNFSVKIIDVNGKIVFDEMHTAEQTGRYRWYLNITQLKAGVYTYQISQSNSKQVISGKFLVEQ, from the coding sequence ATGATAATGAAGCAATGTAAGTGGTTTGTATTGATTGTGATTTGGTCTTTATCACAAATTGCAAGTGCACAAGTACCATACACGTATAAAGTTAAAACAGGATTTAGATTTGGTTTGTCTAATGAATTCAATCCAAACGAACTGCAAAACACACCAACGGGTGTTTATTATATTGCGAAAGCAATGCCTGAACCTGCCGGGAAAAAGGTAAGTCATAAAAATGAGGTTAATAATCTGAGAACCCAACAAGGAGTACTTTATTCGACTACGAACGTTGATAGAAGAACAGCGGCAGTCCCTATGATTGTTGAGGGATTTGAAGGGTCTATCGGTGGCGGTATTCCAAATGATAATAATGTTGCGGTTTCAAAGTCGGGATGGGTAGTAAGTGTTCTGAATACTAATATAAGAGTGTATAATGATACCGGAAAATGGATAAAGAATTGGTCGTTGGAAGCATTTCCAAGAAGTGTGGGAAATGATCGTCCGGGAAATGGAGTAGGAATTCTTGACAGGTCGTATGATCCTAAAATTGTGTTTGATAATGAAGCAAATAAATTTATCATTGTTTACCTTGAAGGTTCAGAGAGTTCTGACACTCGTATTATTGTAGCTTTTTCCAAAACTGATAACCCATTGGAAGGATGGAATGTTTATGAACTCAACGGCAATCCATTTGGAGGCAAAACTTGGTCAGATTATCCTGTGATTTCATTGTCTGAACAAGACTTATATGTTACTGTAAATATTGTTAAAGATAGTGTAGATTGGACTGTTGGATTCACACAGTCTGTTATTTGGCAAATTCATAAGGAAGATGGTTTTCAAGGAGATTCTTTAAGAGCTAATTTGATTGGCGATATTCGATATGAAGGAAAATCGATTTGGAATATTTGTGGAATTCCAGGTGGTTATAACCAATTTAAAGCAGGGATGTTTTTCTTATCAGTGCGCCCCAGCGATATGCAAAACGATACGGTCTTCTTACATCGGATTCACAATAATTTAGTAGATGGAGAACCCGTTTATTCATTGACTGTCCTCACAACAGATAAACCCTATGGCTTGCCGCCTGATGCATTTCAACCGCAAGTTGGTTATAGACTTCAAACAAATGATGCGCGTGTGTTATCAGGATTTACACATAACAATGAAATACAATATGTGCAAACCACGAAGAACTTTCAAAATAATCGTTCTGCAATCTATCATGGAATCATTAGTGATATTTATTCCAACCCAACAATTAAAGGCAAAATCATTTCGGACGATTCATTAGATTTGGCATATCCCAGCATGGTTTATGCAGGTGACGGGAAGTGGAATAGTAATGCTGTTATTACTTTTTCTCATGCATCCGAGAATCATTATCCCGGTTCTTCTTTTATCTATATGAATGATAACAATGAATACAGTCAAATAGTCAGAATTAAATCAGGCGAAGGGCTTATCAATACCTTCTTGGCTGATTCAATTGAAAGGTGGGGAGATTATACAGGTATTCAAAGAGACTATGCTCATCCTGGAGCATTCTGGACATCCGGCTCTTTTGGTGATAAGTTTAATAAAAATAGTACTTGGATAAATAAGATTGTGATTAACGACAAGAATGTTGCGAATCCGGTTATTCAACCGCAAAATCGAATGGTCAATGCGTTTCCTAACCCTGCAAAAGATGTGTTACAACTTGAACTCTTTTTTGTGCAAAAAGGAAATTTTTCTGTTAAAATAATTGATGTGAACGGCAAGATTGTGTTTGATGAAATGCACACAGCAGAACAGACCGGTCGTTATCGTTGGTATTTGAATATAACACAATTAAAAGCTGGTGTTTATACTTATCAAATATCCCAGAGCAATAGTAAACAAGTGATTAGCGGTAAATTTTTGGTGGAGCAATAA
- the truB gene encoding tRNA pseudouridine(55) synthase TruB — protein sequence MITTTPVNKPLQEGILLMNKPLHWTSFNVVKKVRYLLKHKGYKVGHAGTLDPLATGLVILCTGKTTKQIESIQAQPKEYTGSFFLGATTSSFDLETEPIPTKDCTLPTAESIQQAALRLTGEIEQIPPIFSAVKVDGRRAYKYAREGSELNLKSRKVIVYEFEITNIELPLVCFRIKCSKGTYIRSLANDFGKILGVGAYLNSLCRTQIGEFTLKDAFSIEGIEKLIAENEAV from the coding sequence ATGATAACAACAACACCTGTCAATAAGCCATTGCAAGAAGGCATATTATTAATGAACAAACCACTGCATTGGACTTCTTTTAATGTGGTGAAGAAAGTGCGATACCTGCTGAAACATAAAGGGTATAAAGTTGGACATGCAGGAACACTTGACCCTTTAGCAACCGGATTAGTCATATTGTGTACCGGGAAGACTACAAAACAGATTGAATCCATACAGGCGCAACCAAAGGAATATACAGGAAGTTTTTTCTTGGGTGCTACTACTTCTTCCTTTGATTTAGAAACTGAGCCAATACCAACAAAGGACTGCACTTTGCCAACTGCCGAATCAATACAGCAAGCTGCATTGCGACTAACCGGAGAGATCGAACAAATTCCACCCATCTTTTCTGCTGTCAAAGTAGATGGTAGAAGAGCTTATAAGTATGCAAGGGAAGGCAGTGAATTAAATTTGAAATCCAGAAAAGTGATTGTGTATGAGTTCGAGATTACAAATATTGAACTACCCTTAGTTTGTTTTAGGATTAAATGCAGTAAAGGTACTTATATTCGAAGTCTTGCAAATGATTTTGGGAAAATATTGGGTGTCGGTGCATACTTGAATAGTCTTTGCCGAACACAAATAGGAGAATTTACATTAAAAGATGCATTTTCAATTGAAGGTATAGAAAAATTAATAGCTGAAAATGAAGCTGTATAG
- a CDS encoding bifunctional riboflavin kinase/FAD synthetase yields MKLYRNLPIKNTFRNAVLTLGTFDGVHVGHRKIIERMKEIARNVGGETVLLSFYPHPRHVLHTHQSTLKIISTIDEKIQLLQETGLDNLVVIPFNPAFAATEPEYFVRDFLSEKFNLNTLVIGYDHRFGKDRKGDFVLLSQLKDKYGFRLEQIDAQEADEITVSSTFIRKALIEGDLKTANDLLGRPYLLKGKVVEGLKIGRTIGFPTANIEVADANKLIPANGVYAVSVVIKGKKYFGMSNIGSNPTILEKGFSIEVNIFNFVDSIYGEEIEVNFIKRFRNEEKFTNLEELKAQLANDKIEAEKILAKVR; encoded by the coding sequence ATGAAGCTGTATAGGAATCTTCCCATCAAGAATACTTTTCGCAATGCAGTTCTGACACTTGGAACTTTTGATGGTGTGCATGTTGGTCATCGCAAAATAATTGAAAGAATGAAGGAAATAGCCCGTAATGTCGGTGGAGAAACCGTGCTGCTATCCTTCTATCCGCATCCGCGTCATGTTCTGCATACACATCAAAGTACATTGAAAATTATTTCTACCATAGATGAGAAAATTCAATTGTTACAAGAGACGGGTTTGGACAATCTTGTTGTGATACCATTTAACCCTGCATTTGCTGCTACCGAACCGGAATACTTTGTACGTGATTTTTTAAGTGAAAAATTTAACTTGAACACCCTTGTTATAGGCTATGATCATAGGTTTGGAAAAGATAGGAAAGGGGATTTTGTTCTCTTGTCTCAGTTAAAAGATAAATATGGGTTTCGCTTAGAGCAAATAGATGCCCAAGAAGCGGACGAAATAACGGTAAGTTCAACATTTATCAGGAAGGCATTGATAGAAGGAGATTTGAAAACTGCCAATGATTTGTTAGGAAGACCCTATTTACTAAAGGGTAAAGTGGTTGAAGGATTAAAAATTGGACGGACAATCGGGTTTCCTACTGCGAACATAGAAGTAGCAGATGCAAATAAGTTAATTCCTGCAAATGGTGTGTATGCAGTGAGTGTTGTTATTAAGGGAAAAAAATATTTTGGAATGTCGAATATAGGGAGCAATCCGACTATTTTAGAAAAAGGTTTTTCTATTGAAGTGAATATTTTTAACTTTGTGGACTCTATTTACGGAGAAGAAATAGAGGTCAATTTTATTAAAAGATTTAGAAACGAAGAGAAATTTACTAACTTAGAAGAATTAAAAGCACAGCTTGCCAATGACAAGATTGAAGCAGAGAAAATACTCGCCAAAGTTCGTTAA
- a CDS encoding M23 family metallopeptidase, with product MTRLKQRKYSPKFVKTTILTTLLVLVSLSVNALNFYTDSTSIKTTEKLGLPLLNDSLALDDNTKTTTEFFRFGPVDEFFMDWDTAVVDPYQFDIKEITYDFPVCLFISPDDVYSLPLKSMSPTSPFGPRWGRHHKGIDFGLNVGDSVYNMFDGMVRISVYSPTFGNFIVVRHFNGLETIYAHLSERNVSSGDIVKAGDCVGLGGNTGRSTGPHLHFEIRYRGVAFDPENLFDLGYEDIVGEELTIEPTLFNYLKYKSKRSHSGAKGNYHTIQNGETLYSIAKKYGTSVNALCRLNGISESSIIRAGNRLRVR from the coding sequence ATGACAAGATTGAAGCAGAGAAAATACTCGCCAAAGTTCGTTAAGACTACAATTCTTACAACTTTGTTGGTGCTTGTTAGTTTATCTGTCAATGCATTGAACTTCTATACTGATTCGACTAGTATTAAGACTACCGAGAAACTAGGATTACCCTTGTTGAATGACTCACTTGCCTTAGATGATAATACAAAGACGACAACGGAGTTTTTTAGATTTGGTCCCGTTGATGAATTTTTTATGGATTGGGACACTGCTGTAGTTGACCCATATCAATTTGATATTAAAGAGATTACATATGATTTTCCGGTTTGTCTTTTTATAAGCCCGGATGATGTATATTCTTTGCCACTCAAAAGTATGTCACCTACATCTCCTTTTGGACCGCGCTGGGGCAGGCATCACAAAGGAATTGACTTTGGATTGAACGTTGGAGATTCTGTTTACAATATGTTTGATGGTATGGTTAGAATCTCTGTATACAGCCCGACATTCGGTAACTTTATTGTGGTAAGACACTTCAATGGCTTGGAAACTATCTATGCCCATCTTTCTGAACGCAATGTGTCATCCGGTGATATTGTTAAAGCAGGAGATTGTGTTGGGCTAGGAGGAAATACAGGACGCTCAACAGGTCCCCATTTGCATTTTGAAATAAGGTATAGAGGTGTAGCTTTTGACCCAGAAAATCTGTTTGATTTAGGTTATGAAGATATCGTAGGTGAAGAGTTAACCATAGAGCCCACACTGTTTAATTATTTAAAATATAAAAGTAAACGCAGTCATTCCGGAGCAAAAGGCAACTATCACACAATTCAAAACGGAGAGACACTCTATAGTATTGCAAAGAAATACGGTACTTCTGTTAATGCTTTATGTAGATTGAATGGAATTTCAGAATCTTCCATTATTAGAGCCGGCAATAGACTCAGAGTCAGATAA
- a CDS encoding DUF4249 domain-containing protein yields MKRFLLYIISLALVSCTKELPFPENQIEKKMVVNSFVTVGEPIRVRISETYTPSEDGNLTFLQNAIVKLLDSAGNVIEVLANDTATGYFASTVIAQPATLYLIEASETAKSYYCTSQSRTPRNKPSYTADTSTIYFQGKPHFFQISIRLSDIPNTDNYYLFYCTKTFYTYKKSNGNITDSTLHIEKMDLFTNDYWFVRNINTQFSKKELLLVDDEFKGLIANLKFGTFVEHKSPDKERIVSINLHVSSLSKERYIYTRSLNEYLFYQSDPFSQTTSVYSNIQGGYGIFATDFPETIEYYFK; encoded by the coding sequence TTGAAAAGATTTTTACTCTATATTATCTCTTTAGCCCTTGTATCCTGTACAAAGGAGCTCCCTTTTCCCGAAAACCAAATTGAAAAGAAAATGGTAGTAAATTCATTTGTAACAGTCGGAGAACCAATTAGAGTTAGAATTTCTGAGACCTATACACCTTCAGAAGACGGTAACCTGACTTTCTTACAAAACGCTATTGTCAAATTGTTAGACTCTGCCGGCAATGTGATAGAGGTTTTAGCCAATGATACTGCAACCGGATACTTTGCATCTACAGTTATTGCCCAACCTGCAACTTTATATCTGATAGAGGCTTCAGAGACTGCAAAATCATATTATTGCACTTCTCAATCTCGCACACCACGCAACAAACCTTCTTACACTGCCGACACTTCAACCATATATTTCCAAGGAAAGCCTCATTTTTTTCAAATTAGTATCCGTTTATCTGACATCCCAAATACCGACAACTACTATCTCTTTTATTGCACAAAAACATTTTATACCTACAAAAAATCAAACGGAAACATCACTGACTCAACACTACACATAGAAAAAATGGATTTGTTTACAAACGATTACTGGTTTGTACGAAACATTAACACTCAGTTTTCCAAGAAGGAATTATTATTGGTAGATGATGAATTTAAGGGTTTGATTGCCAATCTCAAATTTGGGACTTTTGTTGAACACAAGTCACCGGATAAAGAAAGGATTGTTTCTATTAACTTACATGTAAGCTCACTTTCAAAAGAACGATACATATACACACGTTCGCTCAATGAATACCTTTTCTATCAATCCGATCCCTTCTCCCAAACAACTTCAGTTTACTCAAACATTCAAGGAGGATACGGCATTTTTGCAACAGACTTTCCTGAAACAATAGAGTATTACTTTAAATAG
- a CDS encoding TonB-dependent receptor: MLLLRKNEVIGCIFTLLLLLFAIELKSENLPDSIANKQITLQNKRAHLSAILKDINKQTGIVFSYKQSTISKMHKLDLKSNNMALGQFCKDFLYPNDISCLFIPPNTIVLTHIEIHSKNNFTISGFISDSLSGERLIGCNIVNTIENIGTVSNHEGFYSIQTFKDSIELRISYVGYQPKSITVKSKQKLRFDIKLAPTINLPIIIVNNNENTNSVTQESGNNITLKGRQISDLSPLFGESDVFRTLQLLPGIQSVGEGTSGIFVRGGNADQNLVLLDGIQIYNPVHIFGFYSIFNPGIIKNVSMNKGVLPAKYSGRLSSVVDVITKDGNRQHFKGEAVLGLIGSRLTLEGPIGKSKRTTFIASARRSHIDLLLSPFVKKDLSTQSAGFLSAYYFYDLNGKLVHRINKNSKITISFYNGIDKILLNNSFKLDNPTLKIKERDKQSFSWGNTVASIKYSLILSSKSILKVTGWYSSYNFGNQSTYSFEETNKDTSLVNYFDYKFESIIRDFGANADIDYFIMNKWKINVGAQYISHYFQPGVTTLTSNLPNLEPSKSMIEGSIGFEPSIYIDNQIKIGNRSEFNVGLNYAGFFFKSTQYSSLQPRVSFNTYLTKKIVVNIGYSKTQQYMHLLTNSTIGIPSDLWILSSDKIKPQSNEQIGLGFKYNSETFNFGIDGFSKQMHNVIDYKDGANYLRNSNNWADFITAGKGNAIGVEVYVEKTVGKLVGWIGYCLSKSTREFADINNGEPFLFRYNRLHDISSTVTYKINQRNIFSANFIFATGNPITLPNQIYSGISTGTPSVDIYVNNKRNNYIMPNYHRLDINYSNYKKNKLGLRTWSFGFYNVYNRQNAFFITPSYNDVGNRVLRQVTLFPIIPSFTYRQEF; the protein is encoded by the coding sequence ATGTTGCTGCTGCGCAAGAACGAGGTAATTGGTTGTATTTTCACTCTGTTATTATTGCTTTTTGCGATTGAGCTTAAGTCTGAAAACCTACCTGATTCTATAGCGAATAAACAGATAACGCTGCAAAACAAAAGAGCACATTTATCAGCAATTCTAAAAGACATTAACAAACAAACCGGGATTGTATTTAGCTATAAACAGTCCACAATCTCTAAGATGCACAAACTTGACTTAAAGAGCAACAACATGGCACTTGGACAATTCTGCAAAGATTTCTTGTATCCTAATGACATCTCTTGTCTATTCATCCCTCCCAACACCATTGTTTTGACTCACATAGAAATACATTCCAAAAACAATTTCACTATCAGTGGTTTTATTTCTGATAGTCTTTCAGGTGAGAGGTTGATAGGTTGCAATATTGTAAATACCATAGAGAATATTGGAACGGTTAGCAATCATGAAGGATTTTATTCCATTCAAACATTCAAAGACAGTATAGAACTCCGAATTAGTTATGTGGGCTATCAACCCAAGTCTATCACAGTTAAATCAAAACAAAAACTAAGATTTGATATCAAACTTGCACCAACAATCAACTTACCAATCATCATTGTCAACAACAATGAAAACACAAATTCAGTAACACAAGAAAGTGGCAACAACATTACACTCAAAGGGCGACAAATTTCCGATTTATCGCCCTTATTTGGCGAATCAGATGTATTTAGAACATTACAGCTCTTGCCCGGCATCCAATCTGTTGGTGAAGGCACTTCAGGTATCTTTGTCAGGGGTGGAAATGCAGATCAGAATCTAGTTCTTTTAGATGGGATTCAGATATACAATCCTGTGCATATTTTCGGTTTCTATTCGATTTTTAATCCCGGAATCATAAAAAATGTCTCCATGAATAAAGGCGTGCTTCCTGCCAAATACAGTGGAAGGCTCTCTTCAGTTGTGGATGTTATTACAAAGGATGGGAACAGGCAACATTTTAAGGGGGAAGCGGTGCTTGGACTTATAGGTTCAAGATTAACCTTGGAAGGTCCAATAGGAAAGTCAAAAAGAACAACTTTCATAGCATCAGCCAGACGCTCTCACATTGACTTATTGCTTTCACCTTTTGTTAAAAAAGATTTATCTACTCAGAGTGCAGGGTTTCTGTCTGCTTATTATTTCTATGATTTAAACGGCAAACTTGTTCATCGAATAAACAAGAATTCAAAAATCACAATCTCTTTTTATAATGGTATAGATAAGATACTGCTAAATAATTCATTCAAACTTGACAACCCAACGCTGAAGATTAAAGAAAGAGACAAACAAAGTTTTTCATGGGGAAATACTGTGGCATCTATTAAATACAGTTTAATTCTCTCTTCAAAATCCATCTTGAAAGTTACAGGTTGGTATTCCTCATACAATTTTGGCAACCAAAGCACATATTCATTTGAAGAAACAAACAAAGACACCTCTTTAGTCAATTACTTTGATTACAAATTTGAGTCAATTATTAGGGATTTTGGTGCCAACGCTGATATAGATTATTTCATTATGAATAAATGGAAAATCAATGTTGGCGCACAGTATATTTCGCATTATTTCCAACCGGGTGTTACAACGCTGACTAGCAACCTGCCAAATTTAGAACCGTCTAAAAGCATGATTGAAGGAAGCATTGGTTTTGAGCCTTCAATTTATATCGACAATCAAATCAAAATTGGCAACCGTTCGGAATTCAATGTTGGATTAAACTATGCCGGATTTTTTTTCAAATCTACTCAATATTCATCCTTACAGCCCAGAGTTTCATTCAATACATACCTTACAAAAAAAATAGTTGTGAATATTGGCTATTCTAAAACACAACAATATATGCACCTATTGACCAATTCAACAATCGGTATTCCAAGCGATTTATGGATATTATCTTCTGACAAAATCAAGCCACAATCCAATGAACAAATAGGGCTTGGGTTTAAGTACAATAGTGAAACATTTAATTTTGGAATAGATGGATTTTCCAAGCAAATGCATAATGTAATCGACTATAAAGATGGTGCAAACTACCTGAGAAATTCGAATAATTGGGCAGACTTTATTACAGCCGGAAAAGGGAATGCAATTGGAGTTGAAGTATATGTAGAAAAAACAGTAGGCAAATTAGTAGGGTGGATTGGATATTGTTTGTCAAAAAGTACGAGAGAATTTGCTGACATTAACAACGGAGAGCCATTTTTATTCAGATACAACCGCCTGCATGATATAAGTTCAACAGTTACTTACAAAATCAACCAACGCAATATCTTTTCAGCAAACTTTATTTTTGCTACCGGCAACCCAATAACCCTTCCGAATCAAATTTATTCAGGAATTTCAACCGGAACTCCATCAGTTGATATTTATGTAAACAATAAACGAAACAACTATATAATGCCTAACTATCATAGGCTTGACATTAACTATAGCAATTACAAAAAGAACAAGTTAGGATTGAGAACGTGGTCATTTGGATTTTATAATGTTTACAACAGACAAAATGCTTTCTTCATTACTCCATCCTATAATGATGTAGGAAACAGAGTATTAAGACAAGTTACCCTTTTCCCTATCATCCCATCATTTACATACAGGCAAGAATTTTGA
- a CDS encoding T9SS type A sorting domain-containing protein: MANHNIKNYFIAFLMFGTCVMLSINQQVNAQCVLPTYDVVIGSPTSNTSWTPAGSGTTGGTRSKVVQIHSSPDIFMRITFIARSSSSVTLSNWDQTPASPLDKTRGYTESWQPIVRFPSSNSATDTAWAEFLVEFASKNGSGSNSFDNNLDTFPCLPVTIIDLDGSGSSTGSNAFQEINYVSAPSVPFGIPGSTISSGMVGSWVVNVSDFPVFNNIDTINKVAMVQMNFSSMQFFQIRAGVIGRRRNNPTERQYSFWLKPFDSLTSYLPVHYLNQTVSGTTHSVLYDWSTAQEDNNSHFEIERSSDGVFWSNIGTVSGCGTCVEGQTYQFEDEAPMNGYNLYRLKQFDFNGKFQYSPIVKYFWENPLNQIRVLPNPINDQVHIVGVDLPDIKIISVVGAVVLEQKRVQQLDVRALPAGLYFIEISNGLGSTQRVVQRIVKQ, encoded by the coding sequence ATGGCTAATCATAATATAAAGAATTATTTCATAGCATTTTTAATGTTTGGTACTTGTGTAATGTTGAGTATAAATCAACAAGTGAATGCTCAATGCGTGCTTCCTACTTATGATGTTGTCATAGGAAGTCCAACGAGTAATACCAGTTGGACACCTGCAGGAAGTGGAACAACAGGTGGAACAAGAAGTAAAGTTGTTCAAATACATTCCAGTCCCGATATTTTCATGCGCATAACGTTTATAGCACGTTCCTCTTCGAGCGTTACGCTCTCAAATTGGGATCAGACACCGGCTTCTCCTTTGGATAAAACACGTGGATATACAGAGTCTTGGCAACCAATAGTGCGGTTCCCATCTTCAAATTCTGCAACGGATACTGCTTGGGCTGAATTTTTAGTAGAATTTGCTTCAAAAAATGGTTCCGGGTCTAATAGCTTTGATAACAACCTCGACACATTTCCTTGTTTGCCTGTTACAATCATTGACCTTGATGGCAGTGGATCAAGTACAGGTTCTAATGCATTTCAAGAAATTAACTATGTTAGTGCCCCCTCCGTGCCTTTTGGAATTCCTGGGTCCACCATATCTTCAGGTATGGTCGGAAGTTGGGTTGTGAATGTGAGTGATTTTCCGGTATTCAATAATATTGATACCATTAATAAGGTCGCAATGGTGCAAATGAATTTTTCATCAATGCAGTTTTTTCAAATCAGAGCAGGTGTCATAGGCAGACGTAGAAATAATCCTACTGAGAGGCAATATTCATTCTGGCTCAAACCTTTTGATTCATTAACGAGTTACCTTCCTGTTCATTATTTGAATCAAACTGTATCAGGTACAACTCATAGTGTTTTGTATGATTGGAGTACTGCACAAGAAGATAATAACAGCCATTTTGAAATTGAACGCAGTTCTGATGGTGTCTTCTGGAGTAACATTGGGACCGTTAGCGGTTGTGGTACTTGTGTTGAAGGTCAAACGTATCAATTTGAAGATGAAGCTCCAATGAATGGTTATAACTTATACAGATTAAAACAATTTGATTTTAATGGAAAGTTTCAATATAGTCCTATTGTAAAGTATTTTTGGGAAAATCCACTTAATCAAATCAGAGTCTTGCCTAATCCAATCAATGATCAAGTGCATATAGTTGGAGTTGATTTACCGGATATAAAAATTATATCAGTTGTGGGTGCAGTGGTGTTAGAACAAAAAAGAGTGCAACAGCTTGATGTTAGAGCATTGCCTGCAGGTTTGTATTTTATTGAAATATCCAATGGACTTGGTTCAACTCAGAGAGTTGTACAGAGAATCGTCAAGCAATAA
- a CDS encoding T9SS type A sorting domain-containing protein, giving the protein MKAIISKVSFTLIMSAILSFSDVSAQCVYPIHNVVIGSPGNYLSWISSGSSTTGGTRSRIVQIGTTPDIYMRITWVARSSSSVTLGSWDYTGGGYGDSWQPTINFPRSTSATDTSWAEFLVEFASKNGAGANSFDNNPYTFPCLAATIIDIDGSGNSSGSNSFREMVCVSAPSMPYGIVGSSVTSGTVGNWIVNVSGYAVFNNIDSTQHAAQVQMNFTNVQTYSIRVGVIGTRSANSTNRQNSFWFLPFGTLTTPLPVVYTRQNLFNSSNEIIYYWTTSQETNNHHFDIEKSTDGVFWAKIGEQKGAGTSYENNDYSFVDKHPIQGVNLYRLKQVDIDGNYEYSPIQSSYWDTPEFDVQIYPNPTNDKIHIAGVVNADMKIVSLSTGKVVINKKVTDEVSLSELPSGIYYIELSNGVGFDNRVVREKIIKQ; this is encoded by the coding sequence ATGAAAGCAATTATTTCTAAGGTCTCATTTACTTTGATAATGAGTGCCATTCTTAGTTTTTCAGATGTGAGTGCGCAATGTGTATATCCTATACACAACGTTGTTATAGGCAGTCCGGGCAACTATCTTAGTTGGATATCTTCCGGTAGCAGTACGACAGGCGGGACTCGTTCACGTATTGTTCAAATTGGAACTACCCCTGATATATATATGCGTATTACCTGGGTAGCTCGTTCTTCTTCAAGTGTAACGCTGGGTAGTTGGGATTATACCGGTGGTGGGTACGGTGATTCATGGCAGCCAACGATTAATTTTCCTAGATCAACCTCTGCAACAGATACCTCTTGGGCAGAGTTTTTAGTGGAATTTGCTTCTAAAAATGGAGCAGGCGCAAATAGCTTTGATAATAACCCTTATACTTTTCCTTGTTTAGCTGCTACTATAATTGACATTGATGGAAGCGGTAATTCTTCAGGCTCAAACTCATTTCGCGAAATGGTTTGCGTAAGTGCCCCATCAATGCCTTATGGCATTGTTGGTTCTTCAGTTACGTCAGGAACTGTTGGTAATTGGATTGTAAATGTTAGTGGATATGCTGTTTTTAATAATATTGACTCTACTCAACATGCTGCACAAGTGCAGATGAATTTTACTAATGTACAAACTTATAGTATTCGAGTGGGTGTAATTGGGACCCGAAGTGCTAATTCTACCAATCGTCAAAACTCTTTCTGGTTTTTACCTTTCGGAACTTTAACAACTCCGCTTCCTGTTGTTTATACTCGTCAAAACCTGTTCAATTCAAGTAATGAAATTATTTATTATTGGACAACTTCACAAGAAACTAACAATCACCACTTTGATATTGAGAAAAGTACTGATGGAGTATTTTGGGCGAAAATTGGAGAGCAAAAGGGTGCAGGAACTAGCTATGAGAATAATGATTACTCCTTTGTAGATAAACATCCAATACAGGGAGTAAATTTATATAGATTAAAACAAGTAGATATAGACGGAAATTACGAATATAGCCCAATCCAGTCTTCTTATTGGGATACACCGGAGTTTGATGTACAAATCTATCCAAATCCAACAAATGATAAAATACATATTGCAGGTGTGGTCAATGCCGATATGAAGATTGTTTCTTTATCAACCGGCAAAGTTGTGATAAATAAGAAAGTTACGGATGAAGTGAGTCTTTCAGAACTTCCTTCAGGAATTTATTATATAGAACTTTCCAATGGTGTTGGGTTTGATAATAGAGTTGTTAGAGAGAAAATTATCAAACAATAG